The following proteins are co-located in the Sphingomonas donggukensis genome:
- a CDS encoding HAD family acid phosphatase, translating into MIRALAAVSLMALTSGCIAAAVVPIAASSSAIVKSRMAEKRAAHQGAAPQTLPAPSAGEGLTNLVPTLKERQVGAEAPPAPGIPATLPARGVVPEGMQYLYGSGEASAGSIQAYRALQRYLADIVTYGKKGAARQVVLSDGASLNAPQFEPCGPKPLAVVLDIDETAVLNLGYEADAARRGESYDAARWSRWEQSGADKVVAVPGAKMALDAARAAGITVIFNSNRLAENAAATEAALAHAGLGPAKHGTTLWLKGDDGGGSGKDDRRWAIASGYCVIALVGDQLGDFSDLFNEARLAPSTRRALAGSPALAALWGNGWFMLPNPVYGTALKGSADEIFPHDMRWTDPGPAATAPAAGTAVQPK; encoded by the coding sequence GTGATCCGCGCGCTGGCGGCCGTGTCGCTGATGGCGCTGACCAGCGGCTGCATTGCTGCTGCCGTCGTGCCCATCGCGGCATCGTCGTCGGCGATCGTCAAGTCGCGCATGGCGGAGAAGCGCGCCGCGCACCAGGGCGCGGCGCCGCAGACGCTCCCGGCCCCGTCGGCGGGGGAGGGGCTGACCAATCTCGTCCCGACCCTGAAGGAGCGGCAGGTCGGCGCCGAGGCGCCGCCCGCACCCGGCATTCCGGCGACGCTCCCCGCACGCGGTGTCGTCCCCGAGGGCATGCAGTATCTCTACGGCTCCGGCGAGGCGTCCGCGGGGTCGATCCAGGCGTATCGCGCGCTGCAACGCTACCTTGCCGACATCGTCACCTACGGGAAGAAGGGCGCGGCACGACAGGTCGTGCTCTCCGACGGCGCCTCGCTCAACGCGCCGCAATTCGAACCGTGCGGGCCAAAGCCGCTCGCCGTCGTGCTCGACATCGACGAAACCGCGGTGCTGAACCTGGGTTACGAGGCCGACGCCGCGCGCCGCGGCGAAAGCTACGACGCCGCTCGCTGGTCGCGCTGGGAACAGAGCGGCGCGGATAAGGTCGTCGCGGTACCCGGCGCCAAGATGGCGCTCGACGCCGCGCGGGCGGCGGGCATCACCGTCATCTTCAATTCGAACCGTCTGGCCGAAAATGCCGCCGCGACCGAAGCGGCGCTGGCGCACGCCGGGCTCGGGCCTGCCAAGCACGGCACCACTTTGTGGCTGAAGGGCGACGACGGCGGGGGCTCTGGCAAGGACGACCGCCGCTGGGCGATCGCATCGGGCTACTGCGTGATCGCACTGGTCGGCGACCAGCTCGGCGATTTCAGCGACCTGTTCAACGAGGCGCGGCTCGCCCCCTCCACCCGCCGCGCGCTCGCCGGCTCGCCCGCGCTCGCTGCGCTGTGGGGCAACGGATGGTTCATGCTGCCCAACCCGGTGTACGGCACCGCGCTGAAGGGCAGTGCGGACGAGATCTTCCCCCACGACATGCGCTGGACCGATCCCGGGCCGGCGGCGACAGCGCCGGCGGCGGGCACGGCGGTGCAGCCGAAATAG
- a CDS encoding CoA transferase subunit A — protein MKKLYPDAAAALDGLLHDGMTICAGGFGLCGIPERLIDAIQASGVTGLTIASNNAGIDNEGLGKLLRSRQVAKMISSYVGENKEFERQYLSGELEVEFCPQGTLAERCRAGGAGIPGFYTKTGVGTKVAEGKEVKSFDGEDYILERGIRADLSIIKGWKADEAGNLIFRKTARNFNQPMATAGRICVAEVEEIVPVGTLDPDAVHLPGIYVKRMIVGAPYDKKIEFLTTRPRADAVSAA, from the coding sequence ATGAAGAAGCTGTACCCGGATGCCGCCGCCGCGCTCGACGGGCTGCTGCACGACGGCATGACGATCTGCGCGGGCGGGTTCGGCCTGTGCGGGATCCCCGAACGGCTGATCGACGCGATCCAGGCATCGGGCGTCACCGGCCTGACCATCGCCAGCAACAACGCCGGCATCGACAATGAGGGGCTCGGCAAGCTGCTGCGCAGTCGCCAGGTCGCCAAGATGATCTCGTCCTACGTCGGCGAGAACAAGGAGTTCGAGCGCCAGTATCTGTCGGGCGAACTCGAGGTCGAATTCTGTCCGCAGGGCACGCTCGCCGAACGCTGCCGCGCGGGCGGGGCGGGCATCCCCGGCTTCTACACCAAGACCGGCGTCGGCACGAAAGTGGCCGAGGGCAAGGAAGTGAAGAGCTTCGACGGGGAGGATTACATCCTCGAACGCGGCATCCGCGCCGATTTGTCGATCATCAAGGGGTGGAAGGCGGACGAGGCGGGCAACCTGATCTTCCGGAAGACCGCGCGCAACTTCAACCAGCCGATGGCGACCGCGGGGCGCATCTGTGTTGCCGAGGTCGAGGAAATCGTGCCGGTCGGCACGCTCGATCCCGATGCCGTCCACCTGCCCGGTATCTATGTGAAACGGATGATTGTCGGCGCGCCCTACGACAAGAAGATCGAGTTCCTGACGACGCGCCCGCGCGCCGACGCGGTATCTGCGGCGTGA
- a CDS encoding VIT1/CCC1 transporter family protein → MRSHSEGHLVSRIGWLRAAVLGANDGIVSTASLIMGVAAADPSRATILLTGLAGLVAGAMSMAAGEYVSVRSQADTEAADREKEVAELAAAPEAELIDLASIYRERGVDPATARAVAEQLMAHDAIGAHMRDELGLHEALAARPVQAAAASAASFAAGAIVPLLTAILTPHAMLVWVLPTVTVALLAALGGLGARAGGAPVAAAMVRVAFWGAAAMAVTAAIGRVAGANL, encoded by the coding sequence ATGCGTAGCCATTCCGAGGGGCATTTGGTGTCGCGCATCGGCTGGCTGCGGGCCGCCGTGCTGGGCGCGAACGACGGCATCGTGTCGACCGCCAGTCTCATCATGGGCGTCGCTGCCGCCGACCCCTCGCGCGCGACGATCCTGTTGACCGGGCTAGCCGGGCTGGTCGCTGGCGCGATGTCGATGGCGGCGGGCGAATATGTCTCGGTGCGCTCGCAGGCCGATACCGAAGCGGCGGATCGGGAGAAGGAAGTCGCCGAACTGGCGGCTGCGCCCGAGGCCGAACTGATCGACTTGGCCAGCATCTATCGGGAGCGCGGCGTCGATCCCGCGACGGCGCGGGCGGTTGCCGAGCAGTTGATGGCCCACGACGCGATCGGCGCGCACATGCGCGACGAACTCGGCCTTCACGAGGCGCTGGCGGCCAGGCCGGTGCAGGCCGCCGCTGCCTCGGCCGCAAGTTTTGCAGCCGGGGCGATCGTGCCGCTGCTGACCGCAATCCTGACGCCGCATGCGATGCTGGTCTGGGTGTTGCCAACGGTCACCGTCGCGTTGCTCGCGGCCTTGGGCGGATTGGGCGCCCGGGCCGGCGGTGCTCCGGTTGCGGCAGCTATGGTGCGCGTGGCCTTCTGGGGCGCGGCGGCGATGGCGGTCACCGCAGCGATTGGGCGCGTGGCCGGCGCCAACCTGTAG
- a CDS encoding CsbD family protein, with protein MGEFVDKVKGNANEAIGKAKQALAGDGADRNEKLAAEGAAQEGKGKAQQAVGSVKGALGDDI; from the coding sequence ATGGGCGAATTCGTCGACAAGGTTAAGGGCAACGCCAACGAAGCCATTGGCAAGGCCAAGCAGGCGCTCGCCGGCGACGGTGCTGACCGCAACGAAAAGCTGGCCGCCGAAGGCGCCGCTCAGGAAGGCAAGGGCAAGGCCCAGCAGGCAGTTGGTTCGGTGAAGGGCGCCCTCGGCGACGACATCTGA
- the thiS gene encoding sulfur carrier protein ThiS, producing MASTDGTVSITVNGEHKRVVAGMTIAGLAESLGLVPAKLAVERNLEVVPRSTLDQVLVEDGDELEIVHFVGGGDHASPIDADTWTVAGRTFRSRLIVGTGKYKDFAQNAAALEASGAEIVTVAVRRVNVSDPNAPMLTDFIDPKKVTYLPNTAGCFDAESAIRTLRLAREAGGWDLVKLEVLGEARTLYPDMVETLRATEVLAKEGFLPMVYCVDDPIAAKRLEDVGAVAIMPLGAPIGSGLGIQNSVTIRLIVEGAKVPVLVDAGVGCASDAAAAMELGCDGVLMNTAIAEAKDPILMAAAMKSAVEAGRLSYRAGRMAKRRYADPSSPLAGLI from the coding sequence TTGGCCAGCACCGACGGCACCGTCTCGATCACCGTGAACGGCGAGCACAAGCGCGTCGTCGCCGGCATGACCATCGCCGGATTGGCGGAGAGCCTGGGCCTCGTGCCCGCCAAGCTGGCGGTCGAGCGCAACCTGGAGGTCGTACCCCGCTCGACGCTCGATCAGGTGCTGGTCGAGGATGGCGACGAGCTGGAGATCGTCCACTTCGTCGGGGGTGGCGATCATGCTTCGCCGATCGACGCCGACACATGGACCGTCGCCGGGCGCACTTTCCGCTCGCGCCTGATCGTCGGCACCGGCAAATACAAGGACTTCGCCCAGAACGCCGCCGCGCTGGAGGCGTCGGGCGCGGAGATCGTGACCGTCGCCGTCCGCCGCGTGAACGTCAGCGACCCCAATGCGCCGATGCTGACCGACTTCATCGACCCGAAGAAAGTGACCTACCTCCCCAACACCGCCGGTTGCTTCGACGCCGAGAGCGCGATCCGCACGCTGCGGCTGGCGCGCGAGGCGGGCGGCTGGGATCTGGTGAAGCTGGAGGTGCTGGGCGAGGCACGCACCCTCTATCCCGACATGGTCGAGACATTGCGCGCGACCGAGGTGCTGGCCAAGGAAGGCTTCCTGCCGATGGTCTATTGCGTCGACGATCCGATCGCCGCCAAGCGACTGGAGGATGTCGGCGCGGTCGCGATCATGCCGCTGGGCGCGCCGATCGGCTCCGGTCTCGGTATCCAGAATTCGGTCACCATCCGCCTGATCGTGGAGGGCGCGAAAGTGCCGGTGCTGGTCGATGCCGGCGTCGGCTGCGCGTCGGACGCGGCGGCGGCGATGGAACTCGGTTGCGACGGGGTGCTGATGAACACCGCGATCGCCGAGGCGAAGGATCCGATCCTGATGGCCGCGGCGATGAAATCCGCGGTCGAGGCGGGCCGCCTGAGCTACCGCGCCGGTCGCATGGCGAAGCGTCGCTATGCCGACCCATCGAGCCCGCTCGCCGGACTGATCTAA
- the aroQ gene encoding type II 3-dehydroquinate dehydratase: protein MADTVYVLNGPNLNLLGMREPEIYGADTLDDIAGMLEDRAREHDVEIDLRQSNHEGHLVDWLHEAQAHDAKAVILNAGAFTHTSIALHDAIKAIRTPVIEVHLSNPHAREDFRHLSYVGRVARGTIAGFGALSYLLALDAAVRF from the coding sequence TTGGCCGACACCGTCTATGTCCTGAACGGCCCGAACCTGAACCTGCTCGGCATGCGCGAGCCGGAGATCTACGGCGCCGATACGCTCGACGATATCGCCGGAATGCTCGAGGACCGCGCCCGCGAACACGACGTGGAAATCGACCTGCGCCAGTCGAACCACGAGGGGCATCTGGTCGACTGGCTGCACGAGGCGCAGGCGCATGATGCAAAGGCGGTGATCCTGAACGCCGGCGCCTTCACCCACACCTCGATCGCGCTGCACGACGCGATCAAGGCGATCCGCACGCCGGTGATCGAGGTGCACCTGTCCAACCCGCATGCCCGCGAGGACTTCCGCCACCTGAGTTATGTCGGTCGTGTCGCACGCGGAACCATCGCGGGGTTCGGCGCGCTTTCCTACCTTCTCGCGCTAGACGCCGCCGTCCGCTTCTGA
- the accB gene encoding acetyl-CoA carboxylase biotin carboxyl carrier protein has product MSDKTNPSGGMHVDIELVRQLAQVLDETQLTEIEVEDGDRKVRVARQAAPAPQQVAYAPAPAHAPVPAAAAPTAAAPEAAPAPVAAANAVKSPMVGTAYLAPNPEAKNFVSIGQSVAAGDTLLIVEAMKVMNPITAPAAGTVKAILVESGQPVEFDQPLVVVE; this is encoded by the coding sequence ATGAGCGACAAGACCAACCCATCAGGGGGCATGCACGTCGATATCGAGCTGGTCCGCCAGCTCGCGCAGGTGCTCGACGAAACCCAGCTGACCGAGATCGAGGTCGAGGACGGCGACCGCAAGGTGCGCGTCGCGCGCCAGGCCGCACCGGCGCCGCAACAGGTGGCCTATGCCCCCGCGCCGGCACACGCCCCGGTTCCCGCAGCCGCCGCACCGACTGCCGCCGCGCCCGAGGCTGCACCTGCGCCGGTCGCCGCTGCCAATGCGGTCAAGTCGCCGATGGTCGGTACCGCCTATCTGGCGCCCAACCCCGAGGCGAAGAACTTTGTCAGCATCGGCCAGTCGGTCGCCGCCGGCGACACGCTGCTGATCGTCGAGGCGATGAAGGTGATGAACCCGATCACCGCGCCCGCCGCCGGCACCGTCAAGGCGATCCTGGTCGAAAGCGGCCAGCCGGTCGAGTTCGATCAGCCCCTGGTCGTCGTCGAGTAA
- the accC gene encoding acetyl-CoA carboxylase biotin carboxylase subunit, with protein sequence MPKINKLLIANRGEIALRIHRACHEMGIKTVAVHSTADADAMHVRLADEAICIGPPSATDSYLNIPNIISAAEISHADAIHPGYGFLSENAKFAEIVEAHGLIFVGPKPEHIVTMGDKIEAKRTAGALGLPLVPGSDGAISDIEEAKAIAEKAGYPVIIKAASGGGGRGMKVVTSPQDLEAQMLQAGSEAKAAFGDATVYLEKYLGNPRHIEIQIFGDGKGNAIHLGERDCSLQRRHQKVLEEAPSPVLSAEERARIGGVCAKAMADMGYRGAGTIEFLWEDGEFYFIEMNTRLQVEHPVTEAITGLDLVREQIRIAEGEPLTLRQEDVVFRGHAIECRINAENPRTFAPSPGLVKGYHAPGGMHVRVDSGLYAGYRVPPYYDSMIAKLIVYGTTRAGALRRLRRALEEFVVDGITTTIPLHQALLDDPEFQAGDYTIKWLEEWLAKQDPAA encoded by the coding sequence ATGCCCAAGATAAACAAGCTCCTGATCGCCAACCGTGGTGAGATCGCGCTGCGCATCCACCGTGCCTGCCACGAAATGGGGATCAAGACCGTCGCGGTGCATTCGACCGCCGACGCCGACGCCATGCACGTGCGGCTGGCGGACGAGGCGATCTGCATCGGGCCGCCGTCGGCGACCGACAGCTATCTGAATATCCCGAACATCATCTCGGCAGCCGAGATCAGCCACGCCGATGCGATCCATCCGGGCTATGGATTCCTCAGCGAAAACGCCAAGTTCGCCGAGATCGTCGAGGCGCACGGCCTGATCTTCGTCGGGCCGAAGCCCGAGCACATCGTGACGATGGGCGACAAGATCGAGGCGAAGCGCACCGCCGGCGCGCTCGGCCTGCCTTTGGTCCCCGGCTCCGACGGCGCGATCAGCGATATCGAGGAAGCCAAGGCGATTGCCGAGAAGGCCGGCTATCCCGTCATCATCAAGGCGGCGTCGGGCGGCGGCGGGCGCGGCATGAAGGTCGTGACCTCGCCCCAGGACCTCGAAGCGCAGATGCTGCAAGCGGGCAGCGAGGCGAAGGCCGCGTTCGGCGACGCCACCGTCTATCTCGAAAAATATCTCGGCAACCCGCGCCATATCGAGATCCAGATCTTCGGCGACGGCAAGGGCAACGCGATCCATCTGGGCGAGCGCGACTGCTCGCTCCAGCGCCGCCATCAAAAGGTGCTGGAGGAGGCCCCCTCCCCCGTCCTGTCCGCCGAGGAACGCGCGCGGATCGGCGGCGTGTGCGCGAAGGCGATGGCCGACATGGGCTATCGCGGTGCGGGCACGATCGAATTCCTGTGGGAAGACGGCGAATTCTACTTCATCGAGATGAATACCCGGCTGCAGGTCGAGCATCCGGTGACCGAGGCGATCACCGGCCTGGACCTGGTCCGCGAGCAGATCCGCATTGCCGAAGGGGAACCGCTGACGCTGCGCCAGGAGGACGTCGTTTTCCGCGGCCACGCGATCGAGTGCCGCATCAATGCCGAGAATCCGCGCACCTTCGCGCCCTCGCCCGGACTGGTGAAGGGCTATCATGCGCCGGGCGGCATGCACGTCCGGGTCGATAGCGGCCTGTACGCCGGGTACCGCGTGCCGCCCTATTACGACAGCATGATCGCCAAGCTGATCGTGTACGGTACCACCCGCGCCGGCGCGCTGCGCCGCCTGCGCCGCGCGCTGGAAGAGTTCGTGGTCGATGGTATCACCACGACCATCCCGCTCCATCAGGCGCTGCTCGACGATCCGGAGTTTCAAGCCGGCGACTATACGATCAAGTGGCTGGAGGAATGGCTCGCGAAGCAGGATCCCGCGGCGTGA
- a CDS encoding putative quinol monooxygenase, translating to MILVTGSVVARPDTFADVLRLSLEHVHRSRTEPGCIAHAVHRDCEDDLRLVFVERWADMAALTAHFAVPASRAFGKALAGLAARAPDLQIYDASEIRP from the coding sequence GTGATCCTTGTGACGGGCAGCGTGGTCGCGCGGCCCGACACTTTCGCCGACGTACTGCGGCTGTCGCTGGAGCATGTGCATCGCTCCCGGACCGAGCCAGGCTGCATCGCCCACGCCGTGCACCGCGATTGCGAGGACGATCTGCGGCTGGTGTTCGTCGAGCGCTGGGCGGACATGGCGGCGCTCACCGCGCATTTCGCGGTGCCGGCGTCGCGGGCGTTCGGCAAGGCGCTGGCAGGGCTCGCCGCGCGGGCGCCCGACCTGCAGATCTACGACGCGAGCGAAATCCGTCCATGA
- the arsC gene encoding arsenate reductase (glutaredoxin) (This arsenate reductase requires both glutathione and glutaredoxin to convert arsenate to arsenite, after which the efflux transporter formed by ArsA and ArsB can extrude the arsenite from the cell, providing resistance.) has protein sequence MKATIWHNPRCGTSRKTLDILRETPGVEVEVIEYLATPPTRETLAALYARAGMTPRDGLRAKEPLATEMALASASDDAILDAMMAHPILINRPLVATDKGVRLCRPQDVVKEIL, from the coding sequence ATGAAGGCGACCATCTGGCACAACCCGCGCTGCGGCACATCGCGCAAGACGCTGGACATCCTGCGCGAGACGCCGGGCGTCGAGGTCGAGGTGATCGAGTATCTGGCGACGCCGCCCACCCGTGAGACGCTTGCGGCGCTGTACGCTCGCGCCGGCATGACCCCGCGCGACGGCTTGCGCGCGAAGGAGCCGCTGGCGACCGAGATGGCGCTTGCGTCGGCCAGCGACGACGCCATCCTCGATGCGATGATGGCGCACCCGATCCTCATCAACCGCCCGCTGGTCGCGACCGACAAGGGCGTCCGCCTGTGTCGGCCGCAAGACGTCGTGAAGGAAATCCTGTGA
- a CDS encoding phospholipase D-like domain-containing protein: MVAAKHQILLIGWDFDARIRLGGSEPPEDDGPEEVGDFISWLIERTPTLNVYLLRWDVGALKSLTRGKTALTVLNWMRHDRIHTKLDGHHPTGASHHQKIVVIDDCLAFCGGIDMTAGRWDTRAHRDDDPLRVLPNGDAYEPWHDATTALQGPVAAALGELSRDRWAVAGGDPIDAPPETQGCWPDGLPVDFTDLPVAIARTVPEMDDQQPVHEIESLYLAAIASAKRFIYAESQYFASRRVAEAIGKRLQEPDGPEIVIINPESADGWLEPLAMDTARARLVEALRRRDPHRRLRLFLPFTAKGEAIYVHAKVLVVDERLLRVGSSNFNNRSMRLDTECDVALTAGNPATAACIARIRDGLIAEHLGRSVDEVAESLATTGSLIATIEQLRGPGRTLRDYVVPELSSVEEWLADNEVLDPENPDDMFEATTGGLLRGLARRVRGG; the protein is encoded by the coding sequence ATGGTGGCGGCCAAGCACCAGATCCTGCTGATCGGATGGGACTTCGACGCGCGCATCCGCCTGGGCGGCAGCGAGCCGCCCGAGGACGACGGGCCCGAGGAAGTCGGCGACTTCATCAGCTGGCTGATCGAACGCACGCCGACGCTGAACGTCTATCTGCTGCGCTGGGACGTCGGCGCGCTCAAATCGCTGACGCGGGGCAAGACCGCGCTGACCGTGCTGAATTGGATGCGCCACGACCGCATCCACACCAAGCTGGACGGCCACCATCCGACCGGCGCGTCGCACCACCAGAAGATCGTGGTGATCGACGACTGCCTGGCCTTCTGCGGCGGTATCGACATGACCGCGGGCCGGTGGGACACGCGCGCGCACCGCGACGACGATCCCTTGCGCGTGCTGCCGAACGGCGACGCTTACGAGCCATGGCACGACGCGACGACCGCGTTGCAGGGGCCGGTCGCGGCGGCGCTGGGCGAATTGTCGCGCGATCGCTGGGCAGTCGCCGGGGGCGATCCCATCGACGCCCCGCCCGAGACGCAGGGGTGCTGGCCGGACGGCCTGCCGGTCGATTTCACCGACCTGCCCGTCGCTATCGCGCGCACCGTGCCCGAGATGGACGACCAGCAGCCGGTCCACGAGATCGAATCGCTGTACCTGGCGGCGATCGCGTCGGCCAAGCGCTTCATCTACGCCGAAAGCCAGTATTTCGCGTCGCGCCGCGTCGCCGAGGCGATCGGCAAGCGGCTGCAGGAGCCCGACGGTCCCGAGATCGTCATCATAAACCCCGAAAGCGCCGATGGCTGGCTGGAGCCGCTGGCGATGGACACCGCCCGCGCACGGCTGGTCGAGGCGCTGCGCCGCCGCGATCCGCACCGGCGGCTGCGCCTGTTCCTGCCCTTCACCGCCAAGGGCGAGGCGATCTACGTCCATGCCAAGGTACTGGTGGTCGACGAGCGGCTGCTGCGCGTCGGCTCGTCGAACTTCAACAACCGGTCGATGCGCCTGGACACCGAATGCGACGTCGCGCTGACCGCGGGCAACCCCGCGACCGCGGCGTGCATCGCGCGGATTCGCGACGGCCTGATCGCCGAGCATCTCGGGCGGTCGGTGGACGAGGTTGCTGAATCGCTGGCGACGACGGGATCGCTGATCGCCACGATCGAGCAACTGCGCGGGCCAGGCCGGACGCTACGCGACTATGTGGTGCCCGAATTGTCGTCGGTCGAGGAATGGCTGGCCGACAACGAGGTGCTCGATCCCGAGAACCCCGACGACATGTTCGAGGCGACGACCGGCGGGCTCCTTCGCGGGCTGGCGCGGCGCGTCAGGGGCGGATGA
- a CDS encoding PAS domain-containing protein — protein sequence MTQRLTFTAPAILAPQPVARAGETIDAGPLESLPAAWQCDLADDSLTWAPGVFALFGVPREHRLDRREIVAMYAPESRTMLDYLRSHAIATCGSFTFEARIVRADGAERWMRLTADTAHAGGRATHLYGLKQDITADVAAGVIRP from the coding sequence ATGACGCAGCGGCTCACCTTCACGGCACCCGCAATCCTTGCGCCGCAACCCGTTGCGCGGGCGGGGGAAACCATTGACGCCGGCCCGCTCGAAAGCCTGCCCGCTGCGTGGCAGTGCGACCTGGCGGATGATTCGCTGACCTGGGCGCCGGGCGTGTTCGCGCTGTTCGGGGTGCCCCGCGAGCACCGGCTCGACCGGCGCGAGATCGTCGCGATGTACGCCCCCGAATCGCGCACCATGCTCGACTATCTGCGCAGCCACGCGATCGCGACCTGCGGCAGCTTCACGTTCGAGGCGCGGATCGTCCGCGCCGACGGGGCCGAACGCTGGATGCGCCTGACCGCCGACACCGCGCATGCCGGCGGGCGCGCGACCCACCTCTACGGGCTGAAACAGGATATCACCGCCGACGTCGCGGCGGGCGTCATCCGCCCCTGA